A part of Gossypium hirsutum isolate 1008001.06 chromosome A07, Gossypium_hirsutum_v2.1, whole genome shotgun sequence genomic DNA contains:
- the LOC107956327 gene encoding putative receptor like protein 25 — MKVVDIGKLRYLEVDISFEAAEKSWVRDFSYSMTMTKAGVETTYERIQDFLVAIDLSSNKFDGCIPEDIQILKALQFLNLSNNFLSSPIPSSLPNLSSLQALDLSRNKLSGEIPEELVQLTFFGFFNVSHNQLTGPISHGKQFGTFGNNTFEGNLGLCGNPLSKKCYPEGLSPPPPSLSKKDDGEDSWLQFGWKAIMFGYGSGVVNGLVLGYLFNPMKYKLFVKYFGRKMQNGRRGRMN, encoded by the coding sequence ATGAAAGTTGTTGATATTGGCAAGTTAAGGTACTTGGAGGTAGACATTAGTTTTGAAGCGGCAGAAAAAAGTTGGGTTCGTGACTTTTCCTACTCAATGACAATGACAAAGGCAGGCGTAGAAACAACATACGAGAGGATTCAAGATTTCTTGGTAGCCATTGATCTGTCAAGCAATAAATTTGATGGCTGCATTCCAGAAGACATTCAAATTCTAAAGGCACTTCAGTTCCTCAACCTTTCCAACAATTTTCTTTCAAGTCCAATTCCATCATCATTGCCAAATCTCTCAAGCCTCCAAGCTTTGGACCTTTCTCGAAACAAGCTCTCCGGGGAGATCCCTGAAGAGCTGGTGCAACTCACTTTCTTTGGATTTTTTAATGTCTCTCATAATCAGCTGACCGGACCCATATCGCATGGCAAACAATTTGGTACGTTCGGAAACAACACATTTGAGGGCAACCTAGGATTATGTGGAAATCCATTGTCAAAGAAATGCTATCCCGAAGGCTTATCACCACCGCCGCCGTCATTGTCAAAGAAAGATGATGGTGAAGATTCATGGCTTCAATTTGGGTGGAAAGCAATCATGTTCGGATATGGAAGTGGGGTAGTGAATGGACTAGTTCTCGGTTACCTCTTCAACCCGATGAAATATAAGTTGTTTGTCAAGTATTTTGGAAGAAAGATGCAGAATGGGAGGAGGGGTAGGATGAATTAA